The Raphanus sativus cultivar WK10039 chromosome 2, ASM80110v3, whole genome shotgun sequence genome includes a region encoding these proteins:
- the LOC108836119 gene encoding LOW QUALITY PROTEIN: putative FBD-associated F-box protein At5g56700 (The sequence of the model RefSeq protein was modified relative to this genomic sequence to represent the inferred CDS: deleted 1 base in 1 codon), translated as MDKISRLSDDLLVKILSFVPTRVAVSTSVLSKRWKSLWMWVPTLEYDDMEDITDNYLSKSTPSFPRYRVSVHENLLSHRAPTIETLLLKFCLGSLQPEDIKQWVTIAVSRCVRALSITCLSDSEPVSALPSSLYTCETLAALKLDGDRILVDVPPTASRLPSLTTLQLLCVTYSDEDSLRLFLSYCPVLEDLVIERDSADDNVKGLVVVVPSLLRFSLKVDGGCSYDDESVIDTPSLVYFKVEDYRDRDSNSYSIKDMPKLEEADIAVKYELHVFLESVTSVKSLSIKVLFNNEEESMYCSCIVFNQLQRLKLSICNDDWSKLLFRLLKDSPKLRVLNLDCASRYRRFDEYDRISRDSEWSVIPNCLLKTLETFEFKGCMGRPEQRDFLCFFFKNARCLKSTSILR; from the exons ATGGACAAAATCAGCAGACTCTCTGATGACTTGCTGGTTAAGATACTATCCTTCGTTCCGACAAGAGTAGCCGTATCCACCAGCGTTCTGTCTAAGCGATGGAAGTCTCTCTGGATGTGGGTGCCTACCCTCGAATACGACGATATGGAAGACATCACCGACAACTATCTCTCAAAGTCAACCCCTTCGTTCCCGAGGTATCGAGTCTCCGTCCACGAGAACCTCCTTTCGCACAGAGCTCCCACCATAGAAACCCTCCTCCTCAAGTTCTGTCTCGGATCGCTTCAGCCCGAGGATATCAAACAATGGGTCACCATCGCTGTCTCTCGCTGCGTGCGAGCGCTGAGCATCACCTGTCTCTCCGACTCCGAGCCCGTCAGTGCCTTGCCGAGTAGCTTGTACACCTGCGAAACCCTAGCGGCTCTGAAACTCGACGGAGACAGGATCCTCGTCGATGTTCCTCCGACGGCTTCTCGTCTCCCTTCCTTGACGACGTTGCAGCTCTTATGCGTGACGTACTCCGACGAAGATTCTCTCCGGTTGTTTCTATCGTACTGCCCTGTTCTGGAAGATCTGGTGATCGAACGAGATAGCGCGGACGACAATGTCAAAGGGTTGGTTGTTGTTGTCCCGTCATTGCTGAGGTTTTCCTTGAAGGTAGACGGTGGATGTTCTTATGATGATGAGTCTGTGATAGATACTCCTTCTTTGGTGTATTTCAAAGTTGAGGATTACAGAGATAGAGACAGTAACTCCTATTCGATTAAGGATATGCCTAAACTGGAAGAGGCGGATATCGCCGTTAAGTATGAGCTCCACGTGTTTCTCGAATCAGTCACATCTGTCAAAAGTCTTTCAATAAAAGTATTGTTCAACAATGAAGAAGAG TCTATGTACTGTTCTTGTATTGTCTTCAATCAGCTCCAACGCCTGAAGCTAAGTATATGCAATGACGATTGGTCAAAGTTACTTTTCCGGTTGCTCAAAGATTCTCCTAAACTGCGAGTCCTCAATCTCGACTGTGCT TCTCGGTACCGACGCTTTGACGAGTACGATCGGATTAGCCGGGACAGTGAATGGAGCGTGATTCCGAACTGTCTGTTGAAGACTCTTGAAACTTTCGAGTTTAAAGGGTGCATGGGAAGACCAGAACAGAGAGAtttcttgtgt tttttctttaagaatGCTCGTTGCCTCAAATCTACATCAATCTTGCGCTAA